A window from Populus trichocarpa isolate Nisqually-1 chromosome 3, P.trichocarpa_v4.1, whole genome shotgun sequence encodes these proteins:
- the LOC7465864 gene encoding uncharacterized protein LOC7465864, giving the protein MELEMELDSEKSSTSDLSPNTVLPHRRCSKAEKRNANGKLTRKDDILRMKEGFTDISFRHYRSSSCKNVPSRPVGLQGNIELKRGSIYQSSREVRRTKEMGSNGGRRTIELSRASDTSFSFRIVDSLCSLDEESMPKRSLASSVNSNSNSKFVRRPCVEPRSSDDFIEICPNLDKRDKHSVGAVRSDSIGNPNFKCEKVVGPLNDGNELLERDTALTYHQPVCAKVEMPCSPCSSESDFSTRAISESQFSPIRKMFDPFTKSKSIRSPFCHVPEPSDAETTGMSNMGRNQTFRRSLFHDFSHTAQKSDFGSQNVKKDHHHSAVVCSPVHLHGCLKMEIKHGVPFFEFSLNRPEEVLVAKTWKANNAFNWVYTFHSISNRKKSNATGRGLSDGNKESSVVGQMQVSCYLCSELKDGGNFDNSLVTEFVLYDNVHARQRVSTEESPGVRPDIGAKPGLVGGSHEMDGNSDAAKFKHQPQHAFDRGDLDSSNPYPWAAAVLHPDLEIAAVVIKLPFAKRESLKYKRGDKGSDKMHSNLLNLSVGEQRMKTIRDEENQEKVKVVIPTGKHSLPRGDGRGPSSLLERWRSGGGCDCGGWDMACPLTVFGNPGIQCAEDEPLLDNQRPLELFLQGMKENNIPAMTMTVLEEGQYAVDFHAQLSTLQAFSICVAVLHGTKATGVTGEERGNRLSHCNSLKMLMEEEVKFFIESVTEEEKRKASKKVEGIKQSYVLNPPFSPIARV; this is encoded by the exons AAAGCAGAAAAGAGAAATGCAAATGGCAAACTCACACGTAAAGATGATATTTTGAGGATGAAGGAGGGCTTCACTGACATTAGCTTCCGTCATTACCGTAGTTCCTCTTGTAAGAATGTTCCATCTAGACCTGTCGGTCTACAAGGTAACATAGAGCTGAAGCGAGGCTCCATATATCAAAGCTCCAGAGAAGTAAGGAGAACGAAGGAAATGGGTTCTAATGGGGGGAGGAGAACAATTGAACTTTCCCGTGCTAGTGACACCTCATTTTCTTTCAGGATTGTTGACTCTCTGTGTAGCTTAGATGAAGAGAGCATGCCGAAGAGATCTCTTGCAAGCTCTGTAAACTCAAACTCGAATTCTAAGTTTGTTCGAAGACCTTGTGTAGAACCACGCTCATCAGATGACTTCATTGAAATCTGTCCAAATTTGGATAAGAGAGACAAACATTCTGTTGGAGCTGTACGGAGTGACTCGATTGGGAATCCAAACTTCAAATGCGAAAAGGTGGTTGGTCCACTAAATGATGGAAATGAACTTCTGGAAAGAGATACAGCTCTGACATACCACCAACCAGTCTGTGCTAAGGTAGAAATGCCCTGTTCACCTTGTTCTTCAGAAAGCGATTTCTCTACTCGAGCCATCTCAGAGTCCCAATTTAGTCCCATCCGAAAGATGTTCGATCCATTCACAAAATCAAAGTCTATCCGCAGTCCGTTTTGTCATGTACCTGAACCAAGTGATGCCGAAACCACTGGGATGTCAAACATGGGAAGGAATCAGACATTTCGGAGATCTTTGTTCCATGACTTTTCACATACAGCTCAGAAATCAGATTTTGGTTCTCAGAATGTCAAGAAAGATCACCATCATTCAGCTGTAGTGTGTTCACCAGTTCACCTACATGGTTGTCTGAAGATGGAAATTAAGCACGGGGTGCCTTTTTTCGAGTTCTCATTGAATCGCCCTGAAGAAGTTCTGGTGGCTAAGACATGGAAAGCAAATAATGCATTTAACTGGGTCTATACATTTCACTCCATTTCTAATAGAAAAAAGAGCAACGCCACAGGACGGGGGTTGAGTGATGGAAATAAGGAATCGTCGGTGGTGGGGCAGATGCAAGTTTCATGTTATTTATGTTCAGAATTAAAAGATGGGGGGAACTTTGACAACTCTCTGGTGACAGAGTTTGTGTTGTACGATAATGTCCATGCAAGACAAAGAGTTTCTACTGAAGAATCCCCTGGAGTTAGACCTGACATAGGTGCCAAACCAGGCTTGGTTGGTGGAAGTCATGAGATGGATGGCAACTCTGATGCAGCGAAGTTCAAACATCAACCTCAACATGCTTTTGATAGAGGCGACCTTGATTCTTCCAATCCTTATCCATGGGCAGCTGCAGTTTTGCATCCAGACCTCGAAATAGCAGCCGTTGTTATTAAACTCCCATTTGCAAAGAGAGAGAGCCTGAAATACAAAAGGGGGGACAAGGGTAGTGATAAAATGCATTCGAATCTGCTCAACCTTTCTGTTGGCGAGCAAAGGATGAAAACTATCCGTGatgaagaaaatcaagagaAGGTGAAGGTGGTGATTCCAACTGGAAAACATAGTTTGCCAAGGGGTGATGGTCGGGGTCCTTCTTCATTGCTTGAAAGATGGAGATCTGGTGGAGGCTGTGACTGTGGTGGCTGGGATATGGCCTGTCCCCTTACAGTTTTTGGCAATCCAGGCATCCAATGTGCTGAAGACGAACCACTCTTGGATAATCAGCGGCCTTTGGAACTTTTTCTTCAG GGAATGAAAGAGAATAATATACCAGCAATGACCATGACTGTTCTTGAAGAGGGTCAGTATGCTGTTGATTTCCATGCACAATTATCCACATTACAAGCATTTTCCATCTGTGTTGCCGTATTGCATGGTACAAAAGCCACTGGTGTGACTGGAGAGGAAAGAGGCAATCGGTTATCACATTGCAATTCACTGAAAATGCTTATGGAGGAGGAAGTGAAGTTCTTCATTGAATCAGTCACTGAGgaggagaaaaggaaagcatCCAAGAAAGTGGAAGGGATCAAGCAATCTTACGTGCTTAACCCTCCCTTTTCTCCAATTGCTCGGGTATAG